From a single Octopus sinensis linkage group LG5, ASM634580v1, whole genome shotgun sequence genomic region:
- the LOC115211620 gene encoding nucleosome assembly protein 1-like 1 isoform X1, translating into MADNDPQNNAEADPEEVETDVEEGSEDAPQTGSTDVACEWMQNPFELAALQDKLGSIIGTPSTYIQSLPKCVKRRIKALKKLQFETTKIESDFYEELHSLECKFAEKYAPFYDKRKDIVNANVEPTDEECDWSSDEELADDMRNKAAVEDKPEQKEPEVEVLDENTKGIPHFWLTVFKNVDILSEMVQEHDEPILQHLIDIKCVFSEKDPMGFTLQFYFEPNDFIKNSVLTKKYIMKSEPDVNDPFSFEGPEIIKCVGCPIEWKKGKDVTVKVLKKKLKHKGRGTTRTVTKTVEIDSFFNFFNPPTVPADESELDENAETILATDFEVGHFIRERIIPKAVLYFTGEALEDDEDYEEEGDEEESDQGKKDCKQQ; encoded by the exons ATGGCGGACAATGACCC acaAAACAATGCAGAAGCTGATCCTGAGGAAGTAGAAACAGATGTTGAAGAAGGATCAGAAG ATGCTCCACAAACTGGATCTACAGACGTTGCTTGTGAATGGATGCAAAATCCTTTTGAATTGGCTGCTCTGCAAGATAAGCTAGGCAGTATTATTGGTACTCCATCCACTTATATTcaaag tttacctAAATGTGTTAAGCGGAGAATAAAAGCCTTAAAGAAACTCCAATTTGAAACAACTAAAATTGAATCTGATTTCTATGAAGAGCTTCACTCATTGGAATGCAAATTTGCTGAGAAATATGCTCCATTCTATGACAAA AGAAAAGATATTGTGAATGCTAATGTTGAACCCACAGATGAAGAATGTGATTGGTCGAGTGATGAAGAATTAGCA GATGATATGCGAAATAAAGCCGCAGTTGAGGATAAGCCAGAACAAAAAGAACCTGAGGTTGAGGTTTTAGATG aaaatacAAAAGGTATTCCTCATTTCTGGTTGACAGTCTTCAAGAATGTAGATATTCTTTCAGAAATGGTTCAG GAACATGATGAACCTATTCTGCAACATCTTATTGATATAAAGTGTGTTTTCTCAGAGAAAGACCCAATG GGTTTCACCTTACAATTCTACTTTGAACCAAATGATTTTATCAAGAATAGTGtattaacaaagaaatatattatgaaatcaGAGCCTGATGTAAATGATCCTTTCTCCTTTGAAGGCccagaaataataaaatgtgttGG TTGTCCAATAGAATGGAAAAAGGGAAAAGATGTTACTGTGAAAGTGTTGAAGAAAAAACTGAAGCATAAAGGTAGAGGAACGACAAGGACTGTTACAAAAACTGTAGAAATTGATtcctttttcaatttcttcaatccTCCTACAG ttcCTGCTGATGAATCAGAGCTG gATGAGAATGCTGAAACAATTTTGGCAACAGATTTTGAAGTTGGGCACTTTATACGAGAAAGAATCATCCCAAAGGCTGTTTTGTATTTTACTGGCGAAGCAttggaagatgatgaagat tatGAAGAGGAGGGTGATGAAGAGGAG TCCGATCAAGGGAAGAAGGACTGTAAGCAACAATGA
- the LOC115211620 gene encoding nucleosome assembly protein 1-like 1 isoform X2 gives MADNDPQNNAEADPEEVETDVEEGSEDAPQTGSTDVACEWMQNPFELAALQDKLGSIIGTPSTYIQSLPKCVKRRIKALKKLQFETTKIESDFYEELHSLECKFAEKYAPFYDKRKDIVNANVEPTDEECDWSSDEELADDMRNKAAVEDKPEQKEPEVEVLDENTKGIPHFWLTVFKNVDILSEMVQEHDEPILQHLIDIKCVFSEKDPMGFTLQFYFEPNDFIKNSVLTKKYIMKSEPDVNDPFSFEGPEIIKCVGCPIEWKKGKDVTVKVLKKKLKHKGRGTTRTVTKTVEIDSFFNFFNPPTVPADESELDENAETILATDFEVGHFIRERIIPKAVLYFTGEALEDDEDYEEEGDEEEHEGDEYDGENDPDYNPESDQGKKDCKQQ, from the exons ATGGCGGACAATGACCC acaAAACAATGCAGAAGCTGATCCTGAGGAAGTAGAAACAGATGTTGAAGAAGGATCAGAAG ATGCTCCACAAACTGGATCTACAGACGTTGCTTGTGAATGGATGCAAAATCCTTTTGAATTGGCTGCTCTGCAAGATAAGCTAGGCAGTATTATTGGTACTCCATCCACTTATATTcaaag tttacctAAATGTGTTAAGCGGAGAATAAAAGCCTTAAAGAAACTCCAATTTGAAACAACTAAAATTGAATCTGATTTCTATGAAGAGCTTCACTCATTGGAATGCAAATTTGCTGAGAAATATGCTCCATTCTATGACAAA AGAAAAGATATTGTGAATGCTAATGTTGAACCCACAGATGAAGAATGTGATTGGTCGAGTGATGAAGAATTAGCA GATGATATGCGAAATAAAGCCGCAGTTGAGGATAAGCCAGAACAAAAAGAACCTGAGGTTGAGGTTTTAGATG aaaatacAAAAGGTATTCCTCATTTCTGGTTGACAGTCTTCAAGAATGTAGATATTCTTTCAGAAATGGTTCAG GAACATGATGAACCTATTCTGCAACATCTTATTGATATAAAGTGTGTTTTCTCAGAGAAAGACCCAATG GGTTTCACCTTACAATTCTACTTTGAACCAAATGATTTTATCAAGAATAGTGtattaacaaagaaatatattatgaaatcaGAGCCTGATGTAAATGATCCTTTCTCCTTTGAAGGCccagaaataataaaatgtgttGG TTGTCCAATAGAATGGAAAAAGGGAAAAGATGTTACTGTGAAAGTGTTGAAGAAAAAACTGAAGCATAAAGGTAGAGGAACGACAAGGACTGTTACAAAAACTGTAGAAATTGATtcctttttcaatttcttcaatccTCCTACAG ttcCTGCTGATGAATCAGAGCTG gATGAGAATGCTGAAACAATTTTGGCAACAGATTTTGAAGTTGGGCACTTTATACGAGAAAGAATCATCCCAAAGGCTGTTTTGTATTTTACTGGCGAAGCAttggaagatgatgaagat tatGAAGAGGAGGGTGATGAAGAGGAG catgaAGGTGACGAGTATGATGGAGAAAATGACCCAGACTATAATCCTGAG TCCGATCAAGGGAAGAAGGACTGTAAGCAACAATGA